A window of Acidobacteriota bacterium genomic DNA:
ACCTCCCACGCCTTCTTCTTGTTCTGGGCGGACGCCGGGGTGATCGACGTGACGAGGAGCGCGGCGGCGAGTCCGAGCGAGGTGGCGAGAGCGAGAAGTGACCGCGTCCGCACGATGCGCATCCTTGTGTCTCCTTGGGGACTGACCATCGACCGGCGCCGCTGCGGCCGGCCGCGGAAGTGACGGCACCCTTCCAGGTGCGTGGGCCTCTCCGCGGGGTCGCATTCCCCCCGGAAAGTCACTCCTCGAACCGATGAAGAGAAAGAGGACGCGAACGCTACCACAGCGGTTCGAAGTGAGTCAACGACGGAATCCAAAGGGGATATCCCGGTTCAGGCCCGGGCGGCCCCTCCCCCGCCCGCTCTCCCGAGGGCGCGATCGAGCGCCTCGAGGAACCTGAGGTTCTCCTCCCTCGTGCCGATAGTGACACGCAGGGATGTGGGAAAGTTGTACGCGGTCATCGGCCGGACGATGACGCCGTCGCGCAAGAGCCGATCGTAGATCGGGGCGGCCGGGCGGCCGATGTCCAGGAGGTGGAAGTTGGCCACCGACGGCGTGAACGCCCATCCCCGCCGCGTGAACTCCGCGGCGACGAAGGCGCGCTCGACCCGGTTGGCGTCGCGGGATCGCTGCACGTGCGCCGCGTCGTCGAGGGCGGCGCACGCGGCCGCCTGCGCGGGATGGCTCGTGTTGAACGGCGAGCGGACTTTCTCGATCGAGGCGGCGGTCTCCTCGCCGGTGATCGCGTAGCCGATCCGGAGCGCCGCGAGGCCGTGAATCTTGGAGAAGGTCCGCAGCACCGCCACCGGGCGTCCCTCGCGCACGTAGCGGACGCCGTCCGGATAGTCCCCCTCTTCGACGAAGTCCCGGTACGCCTCGTCGAGAACGATGATCGCCTCCGCGGGCATCTGCGCGACGAACGCGTCGAGCTCCGCGGCGCCGACGTAGGTTCCGGTCGGATTGTTCGGGTTGGCGATGTACGCGAGCTTCACGCCGCCCGCGACCGCCGCCATCGCCCCGAGATCGTGACGCATGCGGTGCAGCGGCACGGTGCGGGCGAGGCCGTTCACCGCCATGACGGCGATCCGGTACATCATGAACGCCTGGTCCGACATCACCGCCCAGCCGTCGGTGCCGAGGAAGGTTCTCGCGAACAGCTCGATCAGCTCGGTCGATCCGTTGCCGAGCACGATCTGCTCCATCGGCACCCGGTGGTGCCGCGCCAGCTTCTCGCGGAGGTGGAATCCCCCGCCGTCGGGGTACCGGTGGAGCCGCTCCGAGGCCGAGCGGAACGCCTCGATCGCGGCGGGCGATGGCCCGAGGGGGTTCTCGTTCGAGGCGAGCTTGATCGAGTTCTTGAGCCCGAGCTCGCGCTCGAGCTCCTCGATCGGTTTTCCCGGCACGTAGGGCTCGATCCCTTCCACGTGGCCGGGAGGGCGCGCCATCATTCCTCCTCCGAGCCCGCCTCGACGCTCCCGCGGGATCCCGGTCGCGCGGTCCCCGGTCGATCCTCCTCGGAGTCGAAGGCCCCTGGGGGGATCTCCCCCGCGGCCGGGAGCGCCGACTCCGCCGGGGGGCCGGCCACCTCGAGGAGATCCGTGAACTCCTCCATCGCCGGGAGATCGTCGAGCGTGTTCAGCCCGAAGTGCAGGAGGAACTCGGGGGTGGTGCCGTAGAGGAAGGGCTTGCCGACCACCTTCTTCCGCCCGACGATTTTCACGAGGCGGCGCTCGAGCAGGGTTCTCAGGATCCCCGAGGGGTTCACGCCGCGGATCGCCTCGATCTCGGGGGCGGTCACGGGCTGCCGGTAGGCGATGACCGAGAGCGTCTCGAGCGCCGCGCGCGACAGGCGCGACCTGTTCCTGGATCTCACGAACTCCCGAAGAACGTCCGCCATCTCGGGGCGCGTCGCGATGCGGTAGCCCCCGGCCACCTTCTCGATCATCAGCCCCCGGCCGGGCGCCGCGTACCGGGCCTTCAGATCTTCGATCGCGGCGTCGATCTCGCCGGCCCGATCGGCCCCGAACGCGTCCACGATGGACTCGATCGTCACCGGCTCGGCGGAGGCGTAGAGAAGCGCCTCCAAGATCGCCGTCATCGGCGTGTCCGCACGGGCGCCCTCCGTCACGGCGCCCTCCTCAGTTTCCGCGATCATCGTCGTCTCCGTTGGCTCCGGCTCCCGCCCCGGGCTCGCCCTCGACGGGCGATCTCAGGAGGAGCAGTATCTCGCCCGCCGCGTGCCGCTGCGCCGCACGGACCCGCCCGAGCCGGATGAGCTCGAGGAGGGCGAGGAAGGTGACCACCATCTCGGCCCGGCTCTGGAGCGAGGCGAGCAGCTCCTGGAACACCAGCGGCCTGCCGCTCGCGAGGGCGGCCTGGAGCCACTCGACCTTCTCGGCGATCGAGAGCTCCTCCCTCGCGATCTCGATGGCCCGCGCGGACCGCGCGTTCTCGAGCACCGTCCGGAAGGCGCCGAGGAGATCGAAGAGCGACACCGTGAGGAGGGACTCCCCGGCGAACTCCGCGAGCGGATCCCCGGGCCTCAGGAAGACGTCGTTCCGGCGCTCCTCGAAGCCGCGAAGGCCCTCCGCCACCGCCTTGAACTTCTCGTACTCGACGAGCTGCCGGACCAGCGCGGCGCGGGGATCCTCCTCGGCCGGCGCGCCCGCCGACGGCGCGGGGAGCAGCGCGCGCGACTTGATGTGGACGAGCGTCGCCGCCATGACGAGGTAGTCCCCCGCCACGTGGAGGTCGAGCTCCTTCATCAGCACGAGGTAGTTGTCGTACTGGCGGGTGATCTCGACGATGGGGATGTCGTGGATGTTGACCTCGTTCACGCGGATGAGGTGCAGCAGGAGATCGAGAGGCCCCTCGAAGGCCGGGAGCCGGACCTGGACGTCGCTCGCCTCAGCGTTCATGGCCCAGCCCCATCGCCTTCCGCGCCGCGTGGAGGGTCTGAGACGCGACGGCCCGGGCGCGCTTCGCCCCGTCGGCGAGGACGTCCCGGACGGTGTCGGGCGACTTGAGGATCTCGCGGCGCCTCTCGTGGAAGGGCTCGAAGCGCTCGCGCAGCCTCGCCGCGAGATCGGCCTTGCAGTCCACGCAGCCGAGGGCCGCGGATCGGCAGCCGGCGTCGATCTCGGCGAGCCTGGTCTCGGGTGTGAAGGCCCGGTGCAGCGCGAAGACCGGGCAGACGTCGGGGTTCCCCGGATCGTAGCGTCGCGCCCGGGCCGGGTCGGTCATCATCTTCGAGATCTTCGCCGTCATCGCCTCCGGGGAGTCCGACAGGTCGATCGAGTTGCCGTACGACTTGCTCATCTTGCGCCCGTCGGTCCCCGGGAGGCGGGCGATGCGGGTCGTGCGCGCGGCGGGCTCGACGAGCACCGGCCCGTAGAGCTGGTTGAAGCGCCTCACGATCTCCCGCGTGAGCTCGATGTGCGGCAGCTGATCCTCTCCCACGGGCACGAAGTCCGCAGCGTACAGCACGATGTCGGCCGCCTGGAGCACGGGGTAGCCGAGGAACCCGTACGTGTTGATGTCCCGGTCCGCGAGCTGCTGCTGCTGCTCCTTGTAGGTCGGGACCCGCTCGAGCCACGGAAGCGGCGTGATCATCGAGAGCAGGAGGTGCATCTCCGCGTGCTCCTTGACGTCGGACTGCACGAACATCGTGCACCGGG
This region includes:
- the trpS gene encoding tryptophan--tRNA ligase, with protein sequence MGARKRVLSGHRPTGALHLGHLVGALSNWIQMQDEFECFFTIVDWHALTTGYLNPTGIRGSTIDTVVDWMAAGLDPARCTMFVQSDVKEHAEMHLLLSMITPLPWLERVPTYKEQQQQLADRDINTYGFLGYPVLQAADIVLYAADFVPVGEDQLPHIELTREIVRRFNQLYGPVLVEPAARTTRIARLPGTDGRKMSKSYGNSIDLSDSPEAMTAKISKMMTDPARARRYDPGNPDVCPVFALHRAFTPETRLAEIDAGCRSAALGCVDCKADLAARLRERFEPFHERRREILKSPDTVRDVLADGAKRARAVASQTLHAARKAMGLGHER
- the scpB gene encoding SMC-Scp complex subunit ScpB encodes the protein MTEGARADTPMTAILEALLYASAEPVTIESIVDAFGADRAGEIDAAIEDLKARYAAPGRGLMIEKVAGGYRIATRPEMADVLREFVRSRNRSRLSRAALETLSVIAYRQPVTAPEIEAIRGVNPSGILRTLLERRLVKIVGRKKVVGKPFLYGTTPEFLLHFGLNTLDDLPAMEEFTDLLEVAGPPAESALPAAGEIPPGAFDSEEDRPGTARPGSRGSVEAGSEEE
- a CDS encoding segregation/condensation protein A, which produces MNAEASDVQVRLPAFEGPLDLLLHLIRVNEVNIHDIPIVEITRQYDNYLVLMKELDLHVAGDYLVMAATLVHIKSRALLPAPSAGAPAEEDPRAALVRQLVEYEKFKAVAEGLRGFEERRNDVFLRPGDPLAEFAGESLLTVSLFDLLGAFRTVLENARSARAIEIAREELSIAEKVEWLQAALASGRPLVFQELLASLQSRAEMVVTFLALLELIRLGRVRAAQRHAAGEILLLLRSPVEGEPGAGAGANGDDDDRGN
- a CDS encoding histidinol-phosphate transaminase encodes the protein MMARPPGHVEGIEPYVPGKPIEELERELGLKNSIKLASNENPLGPSPAAIEAFRSASERLHRYPDGGGFHLREKLARHHRVPMEQIVLGNGSTELIELFARTFLGTDGWAVMSDQAFMMYRIAVMAVNGLARTVPLHRMRHDLGAMAAVAGGVKLAYIANPNNPTGTYVGAAELDAFVAQMPAEAIIVLDEAYRDFVEEGDYPDGVRYVREGRPVAVLRTFSKIHGLAALRIGYAITGEETAASIEKVRSPFNTSHPAQAAACAALDDAAHVQRSRDANRVERAFVAAEFTRRGWAFTPSVANFHLLDIGRPAAPIYDRLLRDGVIVRPMTAYNFPTSLRVTIGTREENLRFLEALDRALGRAGGGGAARA